The Gopherus flavomarginatus isolate rGopFla2 chromosome 18, rGopFla2.mat.asm, whole genome shotgun sequence genome segment ctcttttcttctgcctcaAAGCAAAAAATCTTGCTTCAAACCAGTGgtgtttagtggttagagcaggagggctgggagccaggactcctgggttctatctctggAAGGGGAATGGGGTCCaatggttggagaagggaggctgggagccaggactcctggattctatgcccagctctgctgctgtcctgGTGCAGTCCCCTCACCTGTCTGGGAGTGCCAGGGTTGAGCGAGCCCCGTGTCTCTCCCCAGGGCTCCGAGGTGACgctgcagctgctgttcctgGACGGCGAGGAGGCCTTTGGGGAGTGGAGTGAGAGTGATTCCCTGTACGGGGCACGCCACCTGGCTGAGCACATGGCCAAGGCTCAGCACCGGCCGGACACCAGCCAGCTCCAGGCTATGGTGAGAGCCTCCCGTCTGCCCCTCTGGGGAGCTCTGCACAGGGGAGCTTTTAGGCTGAAGAGGTTTGAGGGGTTGCCTGGCCAGGGGGGCTCACTCTGTGCACTGGATCTTGGACCTGTCCCTACCTCAGATCCTTCCGgggtggttgggcccctgtagattTAATCCCTCGTTGCCTCCTTGCAGAGCCTGTTTGTCCTGCTGGACCtgctgggggcccgaaacccgaCCATCCAGAACCATTTCCCCCTCACCGCCTCCTGGTTCGACCGACTCGTCAGCATCGGTACCgaaccttccttccttccaagggtgggagggggcttgcCCCTCCAGGCACCCCTAGCGGAACAGctatctccctcccccacagtccTGATGGGCCTGCATCTGTCTGACAATGAATAAAAgtgcctgggttctagccccaacTCTGAGagtggagtggggtctagtggttagagcaggggggctgggagccaggactcctgggttctatcctgagcagtggcaggggagtggggtctagtggttagagcagggagtgctgggagccaggactcctgggttctagccccagctgtgggaaagagctgggagttGGGGATTCAGTCCCCGGGGCTGTTGACCTGACATCTTTCACCAACACTTTATTTCCCTGAAACACGACATGTCAGGTTTGAAATCCCCACTGTCTCTCCGGTGttttcccctgcctgctcccGGAGACAGCAGCGTCTCCATGTCCTCCGGGAGCTCTGGTGCGAGTGGCCAGGCAGGGCCCCCTGTGGGTCTCGTCCTGCCGCGCCCTCAGCCTCGCAGGTCCCAGGAACCAGCCCATTCCTCACCCTCTGCTCTGTGTTGCCCAGAGAAGCGTCTGCACCAACTGGGCCTGCTGCAATCCCACCCCCGGGAGCAGACATACTTCCAGCGAGAGCCTGTGTATGGAGCTGTTGAAGACGACCACGTCCCCTTCCTCCGTAAAGGTACCTGCCCTGACCCTGGCTACCGGGCATCCAGGCGCAGAGCAGTGTGGGATGGACAGCTGGGGGAGCCTCCCTGGAGGAGCTATGGCTTCGCCCctgccctgctgggtgactttgctGCTGTTTTCCTCGGTTTCCCCATTTAAGTGGGGGGAATCATTTTGAccctctttgtaaagtgctttgtgatcccTTGAGGACAAGGGCTATACAAGAGCTAAGTGTTGTTATTTACAGGGGTAAAATGCTTTATAGATGTTGTTTGCATGCCTGGCAagcttcaccccagaggtggctgcattttaaacATAGGCTCTGGGATCCTTGGGGGTGAAAGACTTTATAAACACATCATTGCTATCTCGCCACTTGGCCCTGACCTGTTTGATGTCCCTGGCCAACCTGGTTCCCATAATGCACCTAGCCAGCTGCTCGTTGCTATGTCAGGGGAGCACAGGGCTCCTAGATATAAGGTCAGGTCGTGCCCGGATGCCTGAGGGCCTGGCTCCATCTGCGGAGGCAGTGTGTGGATATAGATTGTGTCACACGTTGCCCTCTAGTGGCGGGGCCACATAGGGATAATAGTCTACTACTGCGGACACTAGTGGAATTACTCCTGTAGCTCCAGCAGTAGAGGCCGGTACTTGCAGCGCTGCAGGTCCCAGGTTGGATCCCTGCTGACCGTCTGTGTATCTGTCTGGCCGCAGGAGTACCTGTGCTGCACCTCATCGCCACCCCCTTCCCGTGGGTCTGGCACACAATGGAGGACACGGAGCAGAATCTGCATCCCCCGACCGTGGAGAACCTGTGCAAGATCCTGGTTGCCTTCCTGGCTGAGTACTTGTGGCTGTGAATGCCCAGAGCCTCCTCAGGCGAGGGGACGAACCTCTCCTTGGGCCTCGTGGGATCCTTTGCCCCTCCTGGGCTGAGCTCCATGGGGCCAGCGGACAAAACACCTCAGGGACCAGGCAAGGCGGCTTGGCGGGCCCGGGCTGTTACAGCCCcacaggggctgggggagctgttACGATTCTGGTGCCTCAGAGAGGACGGGAACGAAGATTGCGCTGAGTCTGTTCAGAGGCTGCGGCTGGCCCAGGAGCGAAACCTCTTGATTGAACCTCCTGAGGCAGGAATAACTGTGCTGGGGACAGGACACCGGGGGCCTCCAGCTGCCGGCCCACCAGAGTTTGCTCCTGTTTCCGGGGCCCGTTCAGCCCCAGGCCACCAGGCTCCCAGCCTAGCTTGGGGGCTGCTCCACAACGACTCTCATAACAAAGAGCTGCCCCATCAGGGCTGCTGCCCGCTCCCCCTCATGCTAGGCAGCCCTGGGCACTGTGGGGCTGGCATGGCTGTTCCCTCTGCTctggccccctcccacagccccagctcccatcaccaggaccaaaccccagctcccctccccttccttcagcTCAGGGCTGCCAAGCCTGTCTGTGTAACCCGTGAAGAACCAGCGCCCCCTTTGTTTCCGTCCATCTCCTCCCTCTGAACTGAGAGGCAGCACTGCCTAGTGGGCAGAGCACTTGACTTCAGCCCTTGGATCTGTTCCACGCTCTGCCACTGACTAGCCCTGTGAGCCTGTgtaaaaccctttcccctcccggtgcctcagtttctcctcccaccctgtgtCTAGTTAGACTGagttctttagggcagggactgtctgtctcatgttctgtgtgtacagcacctagcacaaaggggtgtCTTATTGCTAATCTGACAGACCATAATCTCGCCCTCTGAGctcgcccagcccagcccagtggcGGGGGGTGGTTATGGTTTAACAGGAGATGAAATGATTCACAGTGCTTCGACTTTTCATGTGCTAGAAGCTGGTTTATTGTCACTGCTCAGAAGCTCCCAAGCAAAGGAAGCGCTAAGCCGCGGGGCGCTGGGTTAGAGGCAAATTGCACTTGAATTAAAAACCCCTTTGTGGGACTCTGCCAACCACCCAACTGGTCCTTCCCAGGCACCCGCCATGTGAAGATCCAAACACTTCGCCCCCCCCCTCGGTGAGAGAGGCTGGTGGGAATGGAGTGTCGGGGTGAAAGGTGCTAGGGCTGAAAGCTTTGAGAGCCAGACCCTGCGGGGCCAggcagagctgagggtcagggctcGGGGACACTTGGGTTCCCTTTGTGGGGTGGGGTAAATAGCGACCAATTTCTGGGGGATTCTAGATGAAAGTTTTGCTGCAGATTTCAGGAGGGCTGGGGACAAAGGAGGATTTGACTCTGGAATTGAGAATTGTTCAGACGTTTAACACGGGAGTGGAGGCGACATTCCCTGAGCTGCCCAGGGATTGGCAGGGCTGTCACCACAGAGCTCAGCTGAGGATTGGCCCCACCTCCTGGATGCTGTAAGACCCTGAGCCTGGCTGTGTATGGGCCAAGGCTGAGCTGATGTGCCTGTTCTGGGCGGCAGCGAGGGGTAGGCCTGGCATCTGATGAAGGAAGCAGCTTGGGGGAGGCAGGTGGCTCCCAAGCGCCATTAGAAATCTGAGCTCCCTGGGCCAGAGGGCAGCCGAGTGCTGGGGGAGACGGGAGCGTAACCCCAACTCTCAGATCCGTGCTCTCTCGGCCCCAGGAGGCAGCAGGTGGGCGAGAAGCGCAAggttgccccctgctgggggacaGAGGTGCTGCTCCAGCAGGCATAAGCCGCAGCCGGGGTCAGCAATGGGCACAGGGGCTGCCCCGAGGCTGCAGGGACTCAGGGTTTGGCTTTGAACCTGGGCCACTTGCTGATGACCCTGTAGAGGGCGTTCCCGGGGCAGCTGGTCAGGTTCATGTTGCGACGCCCGTCAAGGTGTAGCTGCGTTTCAGGAAACCCCTGGAGATAGCgcattggatcaggctcttggCGGCATTCAGGGCGGCAGCGTTGGGGATTCTGTCTGCAGGACAGAGCAGCCCCCTGTTAATCTCATCCTGGGCCCTGTCTCCTGCACAGGGGATGTAACTGTGGCCTGACTAAATAACCCTCCTCTGCCCACGCTCTTGATTGGCCACGTCAATGTCACTCCCCCCTCGCCCCATTGCATCGGGTAATGCAGCCTCCCACCTGCTTCATTTCCTGGCCTCATGACCCAGCCTggtgccccaggcagggggagcTCCACCGTGGCGGAGCCCAGCGGGATGGCGCTGAAGGCAGCTGGGTTAGCCCAGGGGCAGATCTCTCGCTGAATcccaacccccgcccccaagtTCTCAGCTGGGAGGGGGCACCAGGTGCCCAgcgcccccagctgcagccagtcTGTGAGTGCCCAgaggattcctgccatatgtaaaGC includes the following:
- the QPCTL gene encoding glutaminyl-peptide cyclotransferase-like protein, which translates into the protein MVWVHSWCGGCFEWFLGFQCCSFPQLDHKPRSLSSSQVKRLASLVDLRRLWGSFLKPMLIERYPGSPGNRKVRQFIVDSLATLAAGWRVELDAFEDRTPRGVVSFANVVATLDPAARRRLVLACHYDSKYFPRDRQGRIFLGATDSAVPCAILLELATALDASLLKAKEQGSEVTLQLLFLDGEEAFGEWSESDSLYGARHLAEHMAKAQHRPDTSQLQAMSLFVLLDLLGARNPTIQNHFPLTASWFDRLVSIEKRLHQLGLLQSHPREQTYFQREPVYGAVEDDHVPFLRKGVPVLHLIATPFPWVWHTMEDTEQNLHPPTVENLCKILVAFLAEYLWL